A window of the Lactuca sativa cultivar Salinas chromosome 7, Lsat_Salinas_v11, whole genome shotgun sequence genome harbors these coding sequences:
- the LOC111911986 gene encoding 2S seed storage protein — protein sequence MAKLIALALAFTALVAFASAHSTIITTTIEEESTFSKQQCSRQLQGQRLNQCQRYLAQGQSLYEEDDRSQKQGGLQLCCQELQFVDEQCQCEAVKEAFREAQKMQQQQQGQQGGSFGSKQIRQMMQKAQNLPNQCKLQTRQCQVGKISITTFTTITEDTTYSRRGSQQQCEHIRSRQFNQCQNFIQRQMGSYATLLMSVSRQGQQPQGLEQCCNELQNVEEECQCEAMQEVYRQAQRQQQQGSQQRSRRGGQPQTQDLQQIVQSLPNQCKLEVQQCRIPSTMF from the coding sequence ATGGCAAAGCTCATAGCACTAGCACTTGCTTTCACAGCCCTTGTAGCCTTTGCTTCCGCCCACagcaccatcatcaccaccaccatcgagGAGGAAAGCACATTCTCGAAGCAGCAGTGCAGCCGACAGCTCCAGGGTCAAAGATTGAATCAGTGCCAGAGGTATCTCGCGCAGGGccagagtttgtatgaagaagacgACCGGAGTCAGAAACAGGGCGGCCTCCAGTTGTGCTGCCAAGAGCTCCAATTCGTCGACGAGCAGTGCCAGTGTGAGGCTGTGAAGGAAGCATTCCGGGAAGCCCAGAagatgcaacaacaacaacagggaCAACAAGGCGGAAGCTTCGGTTCCAAGCAGATCAGACAAATGATGCAGAAGGCTCAGAACCTTCCTAACCAATGCAAACTCCAAACTAGACAATGCCAAGTCGGAAAAATCTCAATCACCACCTTCACCACTATCACCGAGGACACCACCTACAGCCGCCGTGGCTCGCAACAGCAGTGTGAGCACATCCGAAGCCGACAATTCAACCAGTGCCAAAACTTCATCCAACGACAAATGGGTTCCTATGCAACCCTTCTGATGAGCGTCAGCAGGCAAGGTCAACAGCCACAAGGTCTCGAACAATGCTGCAATGAGCTTCAGAACGTGGAGGAAGAATGCCAGTGCGAGGCCATGCAGGAGGTGTACAGGCAAGCCCAGAGGCAGCAGCAACAAGGGAGCCAACAACGTAGCCGACGTGGTGGACAGCCTCAGACCCAAGACTTGCAGCAGATTGTTCAAAGTCTGCCCAACCAATGCAAACTAGAAGTGCAGCAATGCCGAATCCCATCTACCATGTTCTAA